In one window of Nicotiana tabacum cultivar K326 chromosome 12, ASM71507v2, whole genome shotgun sequence DNA:
- the LOC107827646 gene encoding AT-hook motif nuclear-localized protein 27, whose amino-acid sequence MDFNYTLGLGGGDSKEASDSDAGGSSGGGGAAGTSNRRPRGRPPGSKNKPKPPIIVTRDTPNALRSHVLEVSAGADVMESVSNYARRRGRGVCILSGSGTVNNVNIRQPASPAGSIVTLHGRFEILSLSGTVLPPPAPPGSSGLSIFLSGGQGQVVGGSIVGPLMASGPVVLMAASFANAVFERLPLEEEEGAAGAGAGAATTQVHEQPAASQSSGVTGGGEGGHLVGTGAEGGGGGGGGGGGGGGGAGGGMSFGNAPHSNYSFSPELLGWSGNAAPASGRPPF is encoded by the exons ATGGATTTTAATTATACTTTGGGACTGGGGGGTGGTGATTCAAAGGAGGCATCTGACAGTGATGCTGGTGGAAGCTCCGGTGGCGGAGGAGCAGCCGGGACTTCCAACCGCCGCCCTCGAGGCCGTCCACCTGGATCCAAAAATAAGCCCAAGCCTCCAATTATTGTTACAAGAGACACCCCTAATGCACTCCGATCTCACGTGCTTGAAGTTTCGGCGGGTGCTGATGTAATGGAAAGTGTGTCCAATTACGCTAGACGAAGGGGGAGAGGTGTTTGTATTCTTAGTGGTAGCGGTACAGTCAATAACGTCAACATTCGTCAACCTGCTTCCCCTGCTGGAAGTATAGTTACACTTCACGGCCGTTTTGAGATACTTTCACTATCTGGGACTGTTCTTCCTCCGCCGGCACCGCCCGGGTCGAGTGGACTCTCTATATTTTTGTCAGGTGGACAAGGCCAGGTTGTTGGAGGATCCATCGTAGGGCCTTTGATGGCATCAGGTCCTGTTGTATTGATGGCAGCGTCCTTTGCTAATGCGGTGTTTGAACGGCTGCCGTTGGAGGAAGAGGAGGgggctgctggtgctggtgctggtgctgCTACTACACAG GTACATGAGCAGCCAGCTGCATCACAGTCATCAGGAGTAACTGGTGGTGGAGAGGGTGGACATCTGGTTGGAACTGGAGCCgaaggtggtggtggtggtggtggtggtggtggtggtggtggtggtggtgcaGGAGGAGGTATGTCGTTTGGGAATGCACCACATAGTAATTACTCATTCTCACCTGAGTTGCTTGGATGGAGTGGCAATGCTGCACCTGCAAGTGGAAGGCCTCCGTTTTAG